One Dermatophagoides farinae isolate YC_2012a chromosome 1, ASM2471394v1, whole genome shotgun sequence genomic region harbors:
- the LOC124492469 gene encoding uncharacterized protein LOC124492469 yields the protein MDHHCYYFVIFICLFIVWPSIILTNDQSIYQPTKQEIERFQVIQEQIRHHQQEEQRERERKNKLAQEEMDRIRQENQIQPRHPAESLLIPHSALIPMFMHKQQIYNDHRVPMPPQVQVPPPFSSSQFGYGHPQPMQPSMVMPPNHYQQPMQMAIMPEMNQLHNPYNMEDKIRNSRMQMNNNEHMMDARNNQHHNIRKQYDERHDQEDFEKIDKLTERGVDTEMSESSRFDKNRPHHNSVEDSGRYGHRYRCYSCQWNIAHCSDFNCYNNPDICTTNNFAPHMVQQADCPGGCEQFVITDPNGLTQQWKRGCAQPGSFPIVRMRCHTYYEFGVRIDRCVCNNDWCNGSTRIVPKQSSILFILFIIIMTIIIL from the exons atggatcatcattgttattattttgtcatctttatttgtttattcattgtttggCCATCAATTATTTTAACCAATGATCAATCTATTTATCAACCGACCAAACAGGAAATTGAACGTTTTCAAGTAATTCAGGAACAGATTCGTCACCATCAACAGGAAGAACAACGTGAACGTGAACGAAAGAATAAGTTAGCACAAGAAGAAATGGATCGAATTCGTCaggaaaatcaaattcaaccaAGACATCCTGCAGAATCGCTTCTTATACCACATTCAGCATTGATACCAATGTTTATGCATAAGCAACAAATCTACAATGATCATCGTGTTCCAATGCCACCACAAGTTCAAGTACCACCtccattttcttcatcacaATTTGGATATGGCCATCCACAACCAATGCAACCATCAATGGTAATGCCgccaaatcattatcaacaacccATGCAAATGGCAATCATGCcagaaatgaatcaattacaTAATCCATATAATATGGAAGATAAAATTCGAAATTCTCGTAtgcaaatgaataataatgaacatatGATGGACGCAAGAAATAACCAACATCACAATATTCGAAAACAATATGATGAAAGACATGATCAAgaagattttgaaaaaattgataaactCACTGAAAGAGGAGTGGATACAG AGATGAGCGAATCTTCACGATTCGATAAGAATCGTCCACATCATAATTCTGTAGAGGATTCTGGTCGTTATGGCCATCGATACCGTTGTTATTCCTGTCAATGGAACATTGCACATTGTTCAGATTTTAATTGTTACAATAATCCTGATATTTGtacaacaaataattttgCTCCACATATGGTACAACAAGCCGATTGTCCAGGAGGCTGTGAACAATTTGTCATTACAGATCCGAATGGATTGACACAACAATGGAAACGTGGATGTGCACAAC CGGGCAGCTTTCCAATTGTTCGTATGCGTTGCCATACCTATTATGAATTTGGTGTCCGAATTGATCGTTGTGtttgtaataatgattggTGTAATGGATCAACACGAATAGTTCCGAAACAATCAtctattttgtttatattattcataattataatgacaatcatcattttataa
- the LOC124492429 gene encoding uncharacterized protein LOC124492429 isoform X2, with the protein MSTNLIINTTAASIDQMNEDGTLEWIMSKIDQFPIKLSFIFACAMVLGSVVPYIPQYFTIKQTQNTEGFSLYVCLTLLIANILRIMFWFGKHFETALLIQSIVMILAMFFLLELCVRVRNSNLIIQQKRRYFSDSKTIENTMLTKSTDDTPPSLKRSRSLDDCHNNNNNNNNYLKKNSTSGIICLMKSSISQTLPKNYHPQQLKENDHTTIEMDNNINNQHLMKNQLIESASPNLRRSSLSSTTTATTNVKNTHQQKNSQISSHQLMNLSPKQTIVSSCDVGGGGGGSSTTHATTTIHLELDDGSRLSSNQIIDSKKKKSSQQLQSIEQQKQQQRENEMIIVNEKGDTKLVSSNGPLKQLLINDDMMMIDDKNKKNGNEDNDFKRKRFIDFDLRYFWEWTDFMSYLECMAVFTLGAGLLFYFFIGVPLIVEGYGLVALVTESLLASPQFFRNLKVKSVEGMSKLMVFTWFLGDLYKTIYFFVRQAPFQFLLCGCTQITFDSLIFLQILCYKKASYRKIPKSKLMHKQQRRHNHPLQSNQQLSISHSKTINSSKSRYFIPSIGIPIGNDDNDKEEIKLHKL; encoded by the exons ATGTCTACCAATTTAATTATCAATACGACTGCGGCTAGTATCGACCAAATG AATGAAGACGGCACACTAGAATGGATCATGTccaaaatcgatcaatttccaatcaaattatcatttatatttgcGTGTG CCATGGTTCTTGGCAGTGTAGTGCCTTATATACCACAATATttcacaatcaaacaaacacaaaatacTGAAGGTTTTTCTctatatgtttgtttgacatTGTTGATTGCAAATATACTTCGTATAATGTTCTG GTTTGGCAAACATTTTGAAACAGCATTACTAATACAATCAATAGTCATGATATTGGCCATGTTCTTTCTTTTGGAACTTTGTGTTCGTGTACGAAATTCCAATCTAAtcatacaacaaaaacgtcGTTATTTCTCTG attcaaaaacaatagaAAACACAATGTTGACAAAATCAACCGATGATACACCACCAAGTTTAAAAAGATCTAGATCTCTTGATGAttgtcataataataataataataataataactatcTGAAAAAGAATTCTACATCAGgaataatttgtttgatgaagAGTTCCATATCACAAACATTaccaaaaaattatcatccacaacaattaaaagaaaatgacCATACTACGATTGAAATGGATAATAAcataaataatcaacatttgatgaaaaatcagtTAATAGAATCGGCTTCTCCAAATTTACGgcgatcatcattatcatcaacaacaacagcaacaacgaaTGTTAAAAATactcatcaacaaaaaaacagccAAATATCATCACATCAACTGATGAACCTCTCACCAAAGcaaa CAATTGTATCTAGTTGcgatgttggtggtggtggtggtggtagtagtacCACACAtgcaacaacgacaattcATCTTGAACTTGATGATGGCtcaagattatcatcaaatcaaattattgattctaagaaaaaaaaatctagtcaacaattacaatcaattgaacaacaaaaacaacagcaacgtgaaaatgaaatgataattgttaATGAAAAAGGTGACACTAAATTAGTGTCATCGAATGGCCCATTAAAGCAactattgatcaatgatgatatgatgatgatagatgataagaataaaaagaatggaAATGAAGATAATGATTTCAAACGAAAACGTTTCATcg ATTTTGATCTACGTTATTTCTGGGAATGGACTGATTTTATGAGCTATCTTGAATGTATGGCCGTTTTCACATTAGGCGCCGgattattattctatttCTTCATCGGCGTGCCTTTGATCGTTGAAGGATATGGTCTGGTCGCATTGGTCACTGAATCATTATTGGCTAGTCCACAATTTTTTCGCAATCTTAAAGTTAAATCAGTCGAAGGAATGAG CAAATTGATGGTGTTTACCTGGTTTCTTGGTGATCTATATAAaaccatttattttttcgttcgtcaagcaccatttcaatttttactTTGTGGCTGTACACAAATTACATTTGATTCGTTAATATTTTTGCAGATACTTTGCTATAAGAAAGCATCATATCGAAAAATACCAAAATC TAAACTCATgcataaacaacaacgaagacATAATCATCcattacaatcaaatcaacaattatcaataagtcattcaaaaacaatcaattcatctaAATCAAGATATTTTATTCCATCAATCGGTATACCGAttggaaatgatgataacgacaAAGAAGAGATAAAGCTTCATAAACTTTAA
- the Lsm10 gene encoding U7 small nuclear RNA associated Lsm10 yields the protein MAKMFTSKEIAKSTRTLICLLQSVIDHKVLIELRNDQFVLGMLQSVDCYMNCEFSSAKIWSLNDWIKDRCNDDDDDDNDNDTIINLQCDRLPEPEWLEKHAKKMDYLFIKGNRIRYFHLPEKINVIDCIEKQLGFYRQRSNKTSAIQRPFNWKSYRKKLKLSQQQEKNPDNDVIDNDKLIKTVGDKK from the exons atggcaaaaatgtTTACATCCAAAGAGATAGCAAAATCAACACGAACATTAATTTGTTTACTACAATCAGTAATCGATCATAAAGTTTTGATTGAACTTCgtaatgatcaatttgttttg GGTATGCTACAATCAGTTGATTGTTATATGAATTGTGAATTCAGTAGTGCGAAAATTTGGTCATTAAACGATTGGATCAAAGATcgatgtaatgatgatgatgatgatgataatgataatgatacaaTAATTAACCTACAATGTGATCGTTTACCTGAACCTGAATGGCTTGAGAAACATgccaaaaaaatggattatcTATTTATCAAAGGGAATCGTATACGTTATTTTCATCTACCAGAAAAGATTAACGTAATCGAttgtattgaaaaacaattaggATTCTATAGACAACGTAGCAATAAAACATCTGCCATTCAACGACCATTTAATTGGAAAAGTTATcgcaaaaaattaaaattatcacaacaacaggaaaaaaatcctgataatgatgtaatcgataatgataagtTGATAAAAACTGTTGgtgataaaaaataa